A portion of the Trachemys scripta elegans isolate TJP31775 chromosome 9, CAS_Tse_1.0, whole genome shotgun sequence genome contains these proteins:
- the DKC1 gene encoding H/ACA ribonucleoprotein complex subunit DKC1 isoform X2, whose translation MADGEGFIAKKQKKKKDKKSLPDADVADIQHTEEFFIKPESRVAQLDTSQWPLLLKNFDKLNVRTTHYTPLPSGCNPLKRDIAEYVRTGFINLDKPSNPSSHEVVAWIRRILRVEKTGHSGTLDPKVTGCLIVCIERATRLVKSQQSAGKEYVGIIRLHNAIENEIQLSRAIETLTGALFQRPPLIAAVKRQLRVRTIYESKLVEYDPERRLGIFWVSCEAGTYIRTLCVHLGLLLGVGGQMQELRRVRSGIMGEKDHMVTMHDVLDAQWQYDNNKDESYLRRVIFPLEKLLTSHKRLVMKDSAVNAICYGAKIMLPGVLRYEDGIEINQEIVVITTKGEAICMAVALMTTAVISTCDHGIVAKIKRVIMERDTYPRKWGLGPKASQKMMMIKQGLLSKHGKPNESTPDSWKKEYVDYSVAVKKEAEAPAAVAERVPKRKWETESENEEAAVAPSSPATLQPEEQSRKEKKKKKKEKKAKEAAESEGELMEVASDTSTKKKKKKKKQKQAEESSE comes from the exons ATGGCGGACGGGGAAG GTTTTATAGCTAagaagcagaagaagaaaaaggataAGAAATCTCTACCAGATGCAGATGTTGCt GACATACAGCACACAGAGGAATTCTTCATCAAACCTGAATCCCGAGTGGCTCAGCTGGACACATCTCAGTGGCCCTTGCTACTGAAG AACTTTGACAAGCTAAATGTGAGGACAACACACTACACACCCCTTCCCTCTGGCTGCAATCCCCTGAAGAGAGACATCGCTGAGTATGTTAG GACAGGCTTCATTAACCTCGACAAGCCATCCAACCCTTCTTCCCATGAGGTGGTTGCCTGGATCCGGCGCATCCTCCGGGTTGAAAAGACAGGGCACAGTGGGACGCTTGACCCCAAAGTGACAGGGTGTCTGATTGTGTGCATCGAACGAGCAACACGGCTGGTCAAGTCTCAGCAGAGTGCAG GCAAAGAGTATGTGGGAATAATTCGGCTGCACAATGCTATTGAAAATGAGATTCAGCTTTCCAGG GCAATAGAAACTCTGACCGGTGCCCTGTTTCAGCGACCTCCCCTCATTGCAGCTGTCAAGAGGCAACTGAGGGTCCGAACCATCTACGAGAGCAAACTGGTAGAATACGACCCTGAGAGGAGATTAG GTATCTTCTGGGTGAGTTGTGAAGCTGGCACTTACATCCGTACACTGTGTGTCCACCTGGGCCTGCTGCTGGGGGTTGGAGGCCAGATGCAAGAGCTCCGGCGAGTGCGCTCGGGAATCATGGGAGAGAAG GACCACATGGTGACGATGCACGATGTACTGGATGCCCAGTGGCAGTATGACAACAACAAGGATGAGAGTTACCTGAGGAGGGTTATCTTCCCCTTGGAGAAGCTGCTGACTTCACACAAACGGCTGGTTATGAAGGACAGTGCA GTTAATGCCATCTGCTACGGTGCCAAGATCATGCTTCCTGGTGTTCTGAGGTATGAAGATGGCATTGAGATTAATCAGGAGATTGTTGTCATCACCACTAAAGGGGAGGCCATCTGCATGG CTGTTGCCTTGATGACCACCGCAGTGATTTCTACTTGTGACCATGGTATAGTGGCAAAGATCAAGAGGGTGATCATGGAAAGAGACACTTACCCCCGCAAATGGGGTCTTGGTCCCAAG GCGAGTCaaaagatgatgatgatcaaGCAGGGCCTGTTAAGCAAGCATGGCAAGCCCAACGAGAGCACGCCGGATTCCTGGAAGAAGGAGTATGTGGACTACAG TGTTGCTGTAAAGAAAGAGGCagaagccccagcagcagtggccGAGAGGGTACCAAAA CGAAAGTGGGAGACAGAGAGTGAAAATGAGGAGGCAGCAGTGGCGCCGTCCTCCCCAGCCACTCTGCAaccagaggagcagagcaggaaggaaaagaaaaagaagaaaaaagagaagaaagccaAAGAAGCTGCCGAGAGCGAAGGGGAGCTAATGGAAGTG gccagtgacaCCAgcacaaagaagaagaagaaaaagaagaaacaaaagcaaGCTGAAGAGAGCTCGGAGTAA
- the DKC1 gene encoding H/ACA ribonucleoprotein complex subunit DKC1 isoform X1, with product MADGEGFIAKKQKKKKDKKSLPDADVADIQHTEEFFIKPESRVAQLDTSQWPLLLKNFDKLNVRTTHYTPLPSGCNPLKRDIAEYVRTGFINLDKPSNPSSHEVVAWIRRILRVEKTGHSGTLDPKVTGCLIVCIERATRLVKSQQSAGKEYVGIIRLHNAIENEIQLSRAIETLTGALFQRPPLIAAVKRQLRVRTIYESKLVEYDPERRLGIFWVSCEAGTYIRTLCVHLGLLLGVGGQMQELRRVRSGIMGEKDHMVTMHDVLDAQWQYDNNKDESYLRRVIFPLEKLLTSHKRLVMKDSAVNAICYGAKIMLPGVLRYEDGIEINQEIVVITTKGEAICMAVALMTTAVISTCDHGIVAKIKRVIMERDTYPRKWGLGPKASQKMMMIKQGLLSKHGKPNESTPDSWKKEYVDYSVAVKKEAEAPAAVAERVPKRKWETESENEEAAVAPSSPATLQPEEQSRKEKKKKKKEKKAKEAAESEGELMEVVGSWTVSQSSRPRSVAALHHLYTPPCDTYKTRDTYSVCPCRLLLSPISIELHHCKPPQYS from the exons ATGGCGGACGGGGAAG GTTTTATAGCTAagaagcagaagaagaaaaaggataAGAAATCTCTACCAGATGCAGATGTTGCt GACATACAGCACACAGAGGAATTCTTCATCAAACCTGAATCCCGAGTGGCTCAGCTGGACACATCTCAGTGGCCCTTGCTACTGAAG AACTTTGACAAGCTAAATGTGAGGACAACACACTACACACCCCTTCCCTCTGGCTGCAATCCCCTGAAGAGAGACATCGCTGAGTATGTTAG GACAGGCTTCATTAACCTCGACAAGCCATCCAACCCTTCTTCCCATGAGGTGGTTGCCTGGATCCGGCGCATCCTCCGGGTTGAAAAGACAGGGCACAGTGGGACGCTTGACCCCAAAGTGACAGGGTGTCTGATTGTGTGCATCGAACGAGCAACACGGCTGGTCAAGTCTCAGCAGAGTGCAG GCAAAGAGTATGTGGGAATAATTCGGCTGCACAATGCTATTGAAAATGAGATTCAGCTTTCCAGG GCAATAGAAACTCTGACCGGTGCCCTGTTTCAGCGACCTCCCCTCATTGCAGCTGTCAAGAGGCAACTGAGGGTCCGAACCATCTACGAGAGCAAACTGGTAGAATACGACCCTGAGAGGAGATTAG GTATCTTCTGGGTGAGTTGTGAAGCTGGCACTTACATCCGTACACTGTGTGTCCACCTGGGCCTGCTGCTGGGGGTTGGAGGCCAGATGCAAGAGCTCCGGCGAGTGCGCTCGGGAATCATGGGAGAGAAG GACCACATGGTGACGATGCACGATGTACTGGATGCCCAGTGGCAGTATGACAACAACAAGGATGAGAGTTACCTGAGGAGGGTTATCTTCCCCTTGGAGAAGCTGCTGACTTCACACAAACGGCTGGTTATGAAGGACAGTGCA GTTAATGCCATCTGCTACGGTGCCAAGATCATGCTTCCTGGTGTTCTGAGGTATGAAGATGGCATTGAGATTAATCAGGAGATTGTTGTCATCACCACTAAAGGGGAGGCCATCTGCATGG CTGTTGCCTTGATGACCACCGCAGTGATTTCTACTTGTGACCATGGTATAGTGGCAAAGATCAAGAGGGTGATCATGGAAAGAGACACTTACCCCCGCAAATGGGGTCTTGGTCCCAAG GCGAGTCaaaagatgatgatgatcaaGCAGGGCCTGTTAAGCAAGCATGGCAAGCCCAACGAGAGCACGCCGGATTCCTGGAAGAAGGAGTATGTGGACTACAG TGTTGCTGTAAAGAAAGAGGCagaagccccagcagcagtggccGAGAGGGTACCAAAA CGAAAGTGGGAGACAGAGAGTGAAAATGAGGAGGCAGCAGTGGCGCCGTCCTCCCCAGCCACTCTGCAaccagaggagcagagcaggaaggaaaagaaaaagaagaaaaaagagaagaaagccaAAGAAGCTGCCGAGAGCGAAGGGGAGCTAATGGAAGTGGTAGGTAGCTGGACGGTGTCGCAGAGCAGCAGGCCTAGGAGTGTGGCTGCATTGCATCACTTGTACACCCCTCCTTGTGATACTTACAAAACCCGAGACACCTATTCAGTTTGTCCATGTAGGTTGCTGCTTTCCCCCATCAGTATAGAGTTGCACCACTGTAAGCCGCCTCAATATAGCTAA
- the DKC1 gene encoding H/ACA ribonucleoprotein complex subunit DKC1 isoform X3, protein MADGEGFIAKKQKKKKDKKSLPDADVADIQHTEEFFIKPESRVAQLDTSQWPLLLKNFDKLNVRTTHYTPLPSGCNPLKRDIAEYVRTGFINLDKPSNPSSHEVVAWIRRILRVEKTGHSGTLDPKVTGCLIVCIERATRLVKSQQSAGKEYVGIIRLHNAIENEIQLSRAIETLTGALFQRPPLIAAVKRQLRVRTIYESKLVEYDPERRLGIFWVSCEAGTYIRTLCVHLGLLLGVGGQMQELRRVRSGIMGEKDHMVTMHDVLDAQWQYDNNKDESYLRRVIFPLEKLLTSHKRLVMKDSAVNAICYGAKIMLPGVLRYEDGIEINQEIVVITTKGEAICMAVALMTTAVISTCDHGIVAKIKRVIMERDTYPRKWGLGPKASQKMMMIKQGLLSKHGKPNESTPDSWKKEYVDYR, encoded by the exons ATGGCGGACGGGGAAG GTTTTATAGCTAagaagcagaagaagaaaaaggataAGAAATCTCTACCAGATGCAGATGTTGCt GACATACAGCACACAGAGGAATTCTTCATCAAACCTGAATCCCGAGTGGCTCAGCTGGACACATCTCAGTGGCCCTTGCTACTGAAG AACTTTGACAAGCTAAATGTGAGGACAACACACTACACACCCCTTCCCTCTGGCTGCAATCCCCTGAAGAGAGACATCGCTGAGTATGTTAG GACAGGCTTCATTAACCTCGACAAGCCATCCAACCCTTCTTCCCATGAGGTGGTTGCCTGGATCCGGCGCATCCTCCGGGTTGAAAAGACAGGGCACAGTGGGACGCTTGACCCCAAAGTGACAGGGTGTCTGATTGTGTGCATCGAACGAGCAACACGGCTGGTCAAGTCTCAGCAGAGTGCAG GCAAAGAGTATGTGGGAATAATTCGGCTGCACAATGCTATTGAAAATGAGATTCAGCTTTCCAGG GCAATAGAAACTCTGACCGGTGCCCTGTTTCAGCGACCTCCCCTCATTGCAGCTGTCAAGAGGCAACTGAGGGTCCGAACCATCTACGAGAGCAAACTGGTAGAATACGACCCTGAGAGGAGATTAG GTATCTTCTGGGTGAGTTGTGAAGCTGGCACTTACATCCGTACACTGTGTGTCCACCTGGGCCTGCTGCTGGGGGTTGGAGGCCAGATGCAAGAGCTCCGGCGAGTGCGCTCGGGAATCATGGGAGAGAAG GACCACATGGTGACGATGCACGATGTACTGGATGCCCAGTGGCAGTATGACAACAACAAGGATGAGAGTTACCTGAGGAGGGTTATCTTCCCCTTGGAGAAGCTGCTGACTTCACACAAACGGCTGGTTATGAAGGACAGTGCA GTTAATGCCATCTGCTACGGTGCCAAGATCATGCTTCCTGGTGTTCTGAGGTATGAAGATGGCATTGAGATTAATCAGGAGATTGTTGTCATCACCACTAAAGGGGAGGCCATCTGCATGG CTGTTGCCTTGATGACCACCGCAGTGATTTCTACTTGTGACCATGGTATAGTGGCAAAGATCAAGAGGGTGATCATGGAAAGAGACACTTACCCCCGCAAATGGGGTCTTGGTCCCAAG GCGAGTCaaaagatgatgatgatcaaGCAGGGCCTGTTAAGCAAGCATGGCAAGCCCAACGAGAGCACGCCGGATTCCTGGAAGAAGGAGTATGTGGACTACAGGTAA
- the LOC117883038 gene encoding 40-kDa huntingtin-associated protein-like: MAAAGGSGPAGPGVLGAAGWDGDFLARYRLVSAKLRKRFLRKPNVSEAAEQFGVLARELRAQESLPYAAWCQLAVARCAQSLFHGPGEAQALTEAARLFLRQERDLQQRLSLSGGFAEHLQASHSCFAFAARLHLELGQPALAAGLCLELGSALRDMEQPGQAAPHFQRAAELLAAAELPLEALRCLGELASCLLLTRDYDGALAVLTQAQLLAQAGPSPPSGAFLEVLVRCEVSRVLLLLLLQPPLPKLLPEHAQTLEKYCWEAFESGAGAGQLPQAGYLPLGLFLLLQSTVMACQEKDLEALKVLQVEIWPLLNPEQNHLLHLVLQEMISPSGQGA; encoded by the coding sequence ATGGCGGCTGCGGGCGGCTCGGGCCCGgcaggccctggggtgctgggggCGGCCGGCTGGGACGGGGACTTCCTGGCGCGGTACCGGCTGGTGTCGGCCAAGCTGCGGAAGCGGTTCCTGCGGAAGCCGAACGTGTCGGAGGCGGCGGAGCAGTTCGGGGTGCTAGCCCGGGAGCTGCGGGCCCAGGAGAGCCTTCCCTACGCCGCCTGGTGCCAGCTGGCCGTGGCCCGCTGCGCCCAGAGTCTCTTCCACGGGCCCGGCGAGGCGCAAGCCCTGACCGAGGCCGCGCGCCTCTTCCTGCGCCAGGAGCGGGATCTGCAGCAGCGGCTGAGCCTAAGCGGCGGCTTCGCTGAGCATCTGCAGGCCTCGCATAGCTGCTTCGCCTTCGCCGCCCGCCTGCACCTGGAACTGGGGCAGCCGGCGCTGGCGGCAGGGCTCTGCCTGGAGCTGGGATCGGCGTTGCGGGACATGGAGCAGCCCGGCCAGGCCGCCCCGCACTTCCAGCGTGCTGCCGAGCTGCTGGCGGCCGCTGAGCTGCCCCTGGAGGCGCTGCGCTGCCTGGGCGAGCTGGCCTCCTGTCTGCTGCTCACCCGCGACTACGACGGGGCCCTGGCTGTGCTCACCCAGGCGCAGCTGCTGGCCCAGGCCGGGCCCAGCCCACCCAGTGGCGCCTTCCTAGAGGTGTTAGTGCGTTGCGAGGTGTCCCGGGTGCTACTGCTTCTGCTGCTCCAGCCGCCGCTACCCAAGCTGCTGCCCGAGCATGCCCAGACCCTGGAGAAATACTGCTGGGAGGCCTTCGAGAGTGGGGCGGGAGCTGGGCAACTCCCCCAGGCAGGGTACCTgcccctgggcctcttcctcctgctgcagtCCACTGTCATGGCCTGTCAGGAGAAGGACCTGGAGGCACTCAAAGTGCTGCAGGTTGAGATCTGGCCACTGCTTAACCCCGAGCAGAACCACCTGCTCCACCTGGTGCTTCAAGAGATGATCAGCCCCTCTGGGCAGGGGGCCTAG